The following coding sequences lie in one Acidimicrobiales bacterium genomic window:
- a CDS encoding polyprenol monophosphomannose synthase gives MRTLVVVPTYNERPTIEKLLRRTRKAESSAHILVVDDGSPDATADLAEKVGSEVGEVTVLRRTQKAGLGDAYRAGFRWGLDHGYEALIEMDADLSHDPREIPVLLGLLAHHELAIGSRYVPGGSVPRWGFHRRLISWGGNRYSAILLGMKVRDLTSGFRAYRSETLEKIDLDSVKADGYGFQIEMAYLVHTAGGRIAETPIRFLDRTQGESKMSTAIALEALKLVTKWGVERRLRQPAKAPKVPVTLPPWDR, from the coding sequence ATGCGGACCCTGGTGGTCGTTCCGACGTACAACGAGCGGCCGACCATAGAGAAACTTCTACGTAGGACTCGCAAGGCTGAATCTTCCGCGCACATTCTTGTCGTCGACGACGGGAGTCCCGACGCCACCGCCGACCTCGCCGAGAAAGTCGGATCGGAGGTCGGGGAAGTCACGGTGCTTCGCCGGACACAGAAGGCGGGACTTGGGGACGCTTACAGGGCAGGATTCCGGTGGGGGCTGGATCACGGGTACGAGGCGCTGATCGAAATGGACGCCGACCTCTCGCACGACCCCCGCGAAATACCAGTCCTGCTAGGGCTCCTCGCACACCACGAACTTGCTATCGGATCCCGCTACGTACCAGGAGGGTCGGTTCCCAGGTGGGGCTTCCACCGAAGGCTGATCTCCTGGGGCGGCAACCGTTACTCGGCCATTCTCCTCGGCATGAAGGTGCGCGACCTGACGTCTGGATTCCGCGCCTACCGATCCGAGACCCTCGAGAAGATCGATCTCGACTCGGTGAAGGCGGACGGATACGGCTTCCAGATCGAGATGGCTTACCTCGTTCACACGGCCGGCGGACGCATCGCCGAGACTCCGATCCGGTTCCTCGACCGCACTCAAGGCGAATCCAAGATGTCAACCGCGATCGCCCTCGAAGCGTTGAAGCTGGTCACGAAATGGGGCGTCGAACGACGGCTTCGGCAACCCGCGAAGGCGCCCAAGGTCCCAGTTACACTCCCACCATGGGATCGGTAA